A genomic segment from Truepera sp. encodes:
- a CDS encoding antitoxin Xre/MbcA/ParS toxin-binding domain-containing protein yields MTSITSGQRSAAAKRATTVFAERPFEFSESVRERLGATNEQMAEYIGVSFRTYQRRAQRGRLEDAESAKVEMLDSLLDLGERVLGSEAKAREWLTSPVLSLGGERPIDLLETVKGYERVKNKLLQIEYGTY; encoded by the coding sequence ATGACGAGCATCACAAGCGGGCAACGAAGCGCGGCGGCGAAGCGGGCGACCACCGTCTTCGCCGAGCGGCCGTTCGAGTTCTCGGAGAGCGTCCGCGAGCGCCTGGGCGCCACCAACGAGCAGATGGCCGAGTACATCGGCGTCAGCTTCCGCACCTACCAGCGCCGGGCCCAAAGGGGCAGGCTCGAGGACGCTGAGTCGGCCAAGGTCGAGATGCTCGACTCCCTGCTCGACCTGGGCGAACGCGTGCTCGGCAGCGAAGCCAAGGCGCGCGAGTGGCTCACCTCGCCCGTTCTCTCGCTGGGCGGCGAGCGTCCCATCGACCTGCTCGAGACCGTCAAGGGCTACGAGCGAGTCAAGAACAAGCTGCTGCAGATCGAGTACGGAACCTACTAG
- a CDS encoding type II toxin-antitoxin system HicB family antitoxin has protein sequence MRNMMEHKGYLGSVQYSAEDHLFYGKIEHVRSLITFEGTDVATLEGAFEEAVDDYLATCRELGTMPDEPFKGTFNVRVGQEHHRRASVYPMTHDKSLNQVVNEALDEYLELSWSDAAASVNSTWARCSCPA, from the coding sequence ATGAGGAACATGATGGAGCACAAAGGCTATCTCGGGTCGGTGCAATACAGCGCCGAAGATCACCTGTTCTACGGGAAGATCGAACATGTGCGCAGCCTGATCACGTTTGAAGGTACGGATGTTGCGACGCTCGAGGGAGCCTTCGAGGAAGCTGTAGACGATTACCTCGCCACTTGCCGAGAACTTGGGACGATGCCCGACGAGCCCTTCAAGGGTACGTTCAACGTTCGCGTTGGCCAAGAGCATCATCGACGCGCGTCGGTCTACCCCATGACCCACGACAAGTCGCTGAACCAGGTCGTCAACGAGGCGCTCGACGAGTACCTCGAACTTTCGTGGTCAGATGCTGCCGCCAGCGTCAACTCGACGTGGGCGCGTTGTTCCTGCCCGGCTTGA
- a CDS encoding phosphosulfolactate synthase, whose amino-acid sequence MNSNFAFLNMNERSGKPRTTGLTEIRGAYYSPMGKRYLADVLETMHPYVDSLKFAGGSFTLYPDQALADVVKTAHDHDVMVSTGGFMEYVLTQGNDAVDAYIKACKKVGFDIIELSTGFITLPTDDWLRLVEKVQKAGLKAKPEVGVLFGAGGDTPEEQMEENLQDPEWAISQAERFIDAGAYLIMIESEGITENVTRWRTDVVAKVINRLGLEKVMFEAADPQVFAWYVQNYGPEVNLFVDHSQIVQLETLRRGIWGTDKLWGRVITYKG is encoded by the coding sequence ATGAACAGCAACTTCGCATTCCTCAACATGAACGAGCGCTCCGGCAAGCCACGCACCACCGGCCTCACCGAGATCCGCGGGGCGTACTACAGCCCCATGGGCAAGCGCTACCTGGCCGACGTGCTGGAGACCATGCACCCCTACGTCGACTCGCTCAAGTTCGCGGGCGGGTCGTTCACCCTCTACCCCGACCAGGCCCTCGCGGACGTCGTCAAGACCGCCCATGACCATGACGTCATGGTCTCGACAGGCGGCTTCATGGAGTACGTGCTAACCCAGGGGAACGACGCGGTGGACGCGTACATCAAGGCGTGCAAGAAGGTGGGCTTCGACATCATCGAACTCTCCACCGGCTTCATAACGCTGCCGACCGACGACTGGCTGCGCCTGGTCGAGAAGGTACAGAAGGCCGGGCTCAAGGCCAAGCCGGAGGTGGGCGTCCTGTTCGGCGCCGGCGGTGACACGCCGGAAGAACAGATGGAGGAGAACCTCCAGGACCCCGAATGGGCCATCAGCCAAGCCGAGCGCTTCATCGACGCGGGCGCCTACCTCATCATGATCGAGTCGGAGGGCATCACCGAGAACGTCACCCGGTGGCGCACCGACGTGGTGGCCAAGGTCATCAACCGCCTGGGCCTCGAGAAGGTGATGTTCGAGGCCGCCGACCCGCAGGTCTTCGCCTGGTACGTGCAGAACTACGGCCCGGAGGTCAACCTGTTCGTCGACCACAGCCAGATCGTGCAGCTCGAGACGCTGCGGCGCGGCATCTGGGGTACCGACAAGCTGTGGGGGCGGGTCATCACCTACAAGGGTTAG
- a CDS encoding class I SAM-dependent methyltransferase has product MTGRHGTWADLGAGSGTFTRALARLLGAGGVVFAVDRVAAELPAAVGASPAAGARIVPIVADFTRPLPFSDLDGVIMANSLHFVDSGDQERVVGQVARWLRPGGSFLLVEYDETKGTPWVPFPVPPGRFSQIARKAGLGEPRALGRRPSRYGRKDIYAAVALKGE; this is encoded by the coding sequence GTGACCGGTAGGCATGGCACGTGGGCCGACCTGGGTGCCGGTTCCGGCACGTTCACACGTGCACTGGCCCGGCTACTTGGGGCAGGCGGAGTTGTCTTCGCCGTCGACAGGGTCGCCGCCGAGCTACCGGCGGCCGTGGGTGCGTCGCCGGCGGCAGGGGCTCGGATCGTTCCCATCGTTGCCGATTTCACGCGGCCGCTGCCGTTCTCGGACCTCGACGGGGTCATCATGGCCAACTCGCTGCACTTCGTGGACTCTGGCGACCAGGAGCGAGTGGTCGGGCAGGTAGCCCGCTGGCTGCGCCCCGGTGGCTCGTTCCTGCTCGTGGAGTACGACGAAACCAAGGGCACGCCGTGGGTGCCGTTCCCGGTACCGCCGGGCCGCTTCTCGCAGATAGCGCGAAAGGCCGGCCTGGGCGAGCCGCGGGCTCTGGGGAGGCGCCCGTCCCGCTACGGCCGTAAAGACATATACGCTGCAGTTGCTTTGAAGGGCGAGTGA
- a CDS encoding MmgE/PrpD family protein — MTQVQQLATFVGKANYHMLSPQAVAQLKIRVLDSLACAIGALDGPPVRAIAEMIDEFGGKPLSTLIGGGKTAPDRAALYNGALVRYLDFNDSFLAPGETCHPSDNVAPVLAAAEYAGASSKQFLTALAVAYQVQTRLSEVAPVRDKGFDHTVQGSYAAAAGVAKALGLDDARTANAIAIAGTALNALRVTRTGALSNWKGLAYPHTAFGATHAAFLAAHGITGPAEVFEGNKGFMDSISGPFEIDWSKEDLEMVTRTIIKKYNAEIHSQAAIEGALELKEKHGFTADQVERIDIDIFDVAFNIIGGGEEGDKTIVRNKEEADHSLQYMVAAALLDDQVLPPQYAPERIVADDVQQLLHRVKVRATDEMSKRFPAEHACKVTIHLTDGRHFVVDKHDYEGFTTNPMSWDTVRNKFDYLSAPHAGQELRDAIAAAVFDLENVPLPDLMKLLARVGAITNRNERPAEPAAAR, encoded by the coding sequence ATGACTCAAGTTCAGCAGCTAGCAACCTTCGTCGGTAAGGCGAATTACCACATGCTTTCGCCTCAAGCCGTTGCACAACTAAAAATCCGTGTCCTAGATAGCCTCGCATGTGCGATCGGTGCACTGGATGGACCGCCGGTGCGCGCCATCGCCGAGATGATCGACGAGTTCGGTGGCAAACCGCTCAGCACACTCATCGGCGGCGGCAAGACCGCCCCCGACCGGGCCGCGCTCTATAACGGCGCCCTGGTGCGCTACCTCGACTTCAACGACAGCTTCCTGGCGCCGGGTGAAACGTGCCACCCGAGCGACAACGTCGCGCCGGTGCTGGCGGCCGCCGAGTACGCGGGCGCGAGCAGCAAGCAGTTCCTGACGGCCCTGGCCGTCGCGTATCAGGTGCAGACCCGCTTGTCCGAAGTGGCGCCGGTGCGCGACAAGGGCTTCGACCATACTGTCCAGGGTTCCTACGCCGCGGCAGCGGGCGTGGCCAAGGCGCTCGGGTTGGACGACGCCAGGACGGCCAACGCCATCGCCATAGCCGGCACCGCCCTCAACGCCCTGCGCGTAACGCGCACCGGGGCGCTGTCGAACTGGAAGGGCCTGGCGTACCCGCACACCGCGTTCGGCGCCACTCACGCGGCCTTCCTGGCGGCCCACGGCATCACCGGCCCCGCCGAGGTGTTCGAGGGCAACAAGGGCTTCATGGACTCCATCAGTGGGCCGTTCGAGATCGATTGGTCCAAGGAAGACCTCGAGATGGTGACGCGCACCATCATCAAGAAGTACAACGCCGAGATCCACTCCCAGGCGGCCATCGAGGGCGCCCTGGAGCTCAAGGAGAAGCACGGCTTCACGGCCGATCAGGTCGAGCGCATTGACATCGACATCTTCGACGTCGCCTTCAACATCATCGGCGGCGGCGAGGAGGGCGACAAGACCATCGTTCGCAACAAGGAAGAGGCTGACCACAGCCTGCAGTACATGGTGGCAGCGGCGCTGCTCGACGATCAGGTGCTGCCACCGCAGTACGCGCCCGAACGCATCGTCGCCGACGACGTGCAGCAGCTCCTCCACCGCGTGAAGGTGCGGGCGACTGATGAAATGAGCAAGCGCTTCCCCGCCGAACACGCCTGTAAGGTAACGATCCACCTCACGGATGGGCGCCACTTCGTGGTCGACAAGCACGACTACGAGGGCTTCACCACCAACCCGATGAGTTGGGACACCGTGCGCAACAAGTTCGACTACCTGAGCGCGCCCCACGCCGGCCAGGAGCTGCGTGACGCCATCGCGGCGGCAGTCTTCGACCTCGAGAACGTGCCGCTTCCCGACCTGATGAAGCTTCTCGCGAGAGTCGGCGCCATCACCAACCGTAACGAGCGGCCGGCAGAGCCTGCCGCCGCCCGCTGA
- a CDS encoding MFS transporter: MSTDNAIRTSAIPATVFTVIAAISFSHFLNDLMQSLLPAIYPMLKDDFGLSFGQIGLLTLTFQSTASLLQPVVGIVADRRALPYSMAIGMGSTLTGLLLLAVATNFALLVTAAALVGLGSAVFHPEASRVARMAAGMRPGLAQSVFQVGGNFGSALGPLLAAFIVLPFGQRSIGLFSLVAVLAMFVLFRVGNWYRGHLANLLNRSRAVLAGASRGRIRASVLILVILTFSKAVYGAALGSYYTFFLIERFDVTIRDSQLLLFVYMAAVVVGTVIGGPLGDRYGRKLVLWGSVLGALPFTLLLPWVNLPWTIVLSVIIGVIMASAFPAIVVYAQDLLPGGVGMVSGLLYGLAFGAAGIAAALLGGLADTHGIELVYRVCAWLPILGLFVVFLPDARVRAG, encoded by the coding sequence TTGTCAACCGATAACGCCATCAGGACCAGCGCCATACCCGCCACGGTCTTCACCGTGATAGCGGCGATCAGCTTCTCGCACTTCCTGAACGACCTCATGCAGTCGTTGCTGCCTGCCATCTACCCGATGTTGAAAGACGACTTCGGGCTCAGCTTCGGGCAGATCGGCCTCCTGACGCTCACCTTCCAGTCCACCGCGTCGTTGCTCCAGCCAGTAGTCGGTATCGTCGCCGACCGCCGCGCATTGCCCTACTCCATGGCCATCGGCATGGGCTCGACCCTGACGGGCCTGCTGTTGCTCGCCGTGGCCACCAACTTCGCGCTGCTCGTCACGGCGGCGGCACTGGTGGGCCTGGGCTCCGCCGTCTTTCACCCGGAAGCCTCACGGGTCGCGAGGATGGCCGCCGGCATGCGGCCGGGCTTGGCCCAATCAGTGTTCCAGGTCGGCGGTAACTTCGGTTCCGCACTGGGCCCGCTGTTGGCGGCGTTCATCGTCCTGCCGTTCGGGCAACGCAGCATCGGCCTGTTCTCGCTGGTGGCCGTGCTGGCCATGTTCGTACTGTTCAGGGTGGGTAACTGGTACCGCGGGCACCTCGCGAACCTCCTGAACCGCAGCCGGGCGGTCCTCGCCGGCGCCAGCCGCGGCCGCATCCGGGCATCCGTCCTGATCCTAGTGATTCTGACCTTCTCCAAAGCCGTATACGGGGCCGCCCTCGGCAGCTATTACACCTTCTTCCTCATCGAGCGCTTCGACGTCACGATCCGCGACTCTCAGTTACTGCTCTTCGTCTACATGGCGGCGGTGGTCGTGGGCACCGTTATCGGCGGGCCGCTCGGTGACCGCTACGGGCGCAAGCTGGTCTTGTGGGGCAGCGTGCTCGGCGCTTTGCCGTTCACCCTGCTGCTGCCATGGGTGAACCTCCCTTGGACGATCGTTCTCAGCGTCATCATCGGCGTCATCATGGCGTCGGCTTTCCCCGCTATCGTGGTCTATGCCCAAGACTTGTTGCCGGGCGGCGTCGGCATGGTCTCGGGCCTGCTTTACGGCTTGGCCTTCGGCGCAGCCGGGATCGCAGCAGCGTTACTAGGGGGGCTTGCCGATACCCACGGCATAGAACTCGTGTACCGGGTCTGCGCCTGGTTGCCGATCCTCGGCCTGTTCGTCGTGTTCCTGCCGGATGCCAGGGTACGGGCGGGTTAG
- a CDS encoding RES family NAD+ phosphorylase, with protein MRAWRIYPHSAPYARAPGFDPLDGAGGRVAANRWNEPGHPVLYAAANASLAALETIAHLVQPSDFGERTLIEIDLPDDVETVSAEQLLRLREDAPGDDPELLTREYGTAWLREKRSLALLAPSFVMPYDLNVLINPLHPKAERLEVIRQERVRLDARLTGGRQP; from the coding sequence TTGCGGGCGTGGCGGATTTACCCGCATAGTGCCCCTTACGCCCGGGCGCCGGGCTTCGATCCGCTCGACGGGGCGGGCGGCCGGGTTGCCGCCAACCGCTGGAACGAACCGGGCCACCCCGTGCTATACGCGGCGGCCAACGCCAGCCTGGCCGCGCTCGAGACGATTGCCCACTTGGTTCAGCCCAGCGACTTCGGCGAGCGCACGCTTATCGAGATCGATCTGCCGGACGACGTCGAGACGGTGTCGGCGGAACAGCTCCTGCGGCTTCGCGAAGACGCCCCCGGTGACGACCCCGAGCTTCTCACGCGTGAGTACGGCACGGCGTGGTTACGCGAGAAACGGAGCCTGGCGTTACTCGCGCCCAGCTTCGTGATGCCTTATGACTTGAACGTGCTGATAAACCCGCTACATCCGAAGGCCGAACGCCTCGAGGTCATCAGGCAGGAGCGGGTGCGGCTGGATGCCAGGTTGACGGGTGGGCGTCAGCCATAG
- a CDS encoding DUF1801 domain-containing protein, producing MDASRLIDERIQALADWRGDALATVRRLIHEADAAITEDVKWVKPSNPLGVAVWSHDGLVCTGEVYKDKIKLTFAHGAALADPQRLFNSSLGGGTRRAIDIRQGEELNAEAFKALVGAAVAYNVG from the coding sequence ATGGATGCTTCCCGACTGATCGACGAGCGGATCCAGGCCCTGGCCGATTGGCGAGGGGATGCGTTGGCCACGGTCCGGCGCCTGATCCACGAGGCCGACGCTGCCATCACGGAGGACGTCAAGTGGGTCAAACCGAGCAACCCCTTGGGGGTGGCGGTCTGGTCGCACGACGGCCTCGTATGTACCGGCGAGGTCTACAAGGACAAGATCAAGCTGACGTTCGCGCACGGGGCAGCGCTGGCCGACCCACAACGGCTCTTCAACTCCAGCCTCGGCGGTGGCACGCGCCGCGCCATCGACATCCGGCAAGGTGAGGAGTTGAACGCCGAGGCGTTCAAGGCGCTCGTCGGGGCCGCGGTCGCGTACAACGTCGGCTGA
- a CDS encoding 3-hydroxybutyrate dehydrogenase: MADRTALVTGGASGIGAACAERLVADGLSVVIADRNEAAAAEVAGRLGCRHVVADLATRAGCAAAVAGTVEAAGALDVAVINAGYQHIDSLADFPEDRWDDMLALMLTGPFLLTKYAWEALKRSGNGRLVYMGSAHSLTASPFKGAYVSAKHGVVGLARVAALEGGQHGITANVVAPAYVRTPLVEAQILDQARTRNIAPQEVEAKVFLENVAVKRLLEPEDVAGLVSYLVSEAAWGVTGSVHSIDLGWTAR; this comes from the coding sequence ATGGCCGACCGAACAGCTTTAGTGACGGGCGGGGCGAGCGGCATAGGCGCTGCGTGTGCCGAGAGGCTGGTGGCGGACGGCCTGAGCGTCGTGATCGCCGACCGGAACGAGGCCGCTGCCGCGGAAGTGGCCGGCAGGCTCGGCTGCCGTCACGTCGTTGCCGACCTGGCGACGCGCGCCGGTTGCGCCGCCGCGGTTGCCGGCACGGTCGAGGCAGCCGGCGCGTTGGACGTGGCGGTGATCAACGCCGGGTATCAGCACATCGACTCCCTTGCCGACTTTCCGGAGGACCGCTGGGACGACATGCTCGCCCTCATGCTCACGGGCCCTTTCCTGCTTACCAAGTACGCCTGGGAGGCGCTCAAACGCAGCGGCAACGGCCGCCTGGTGTACATGGGCAGCGCGCACAGCCTGACGGCCAGCCCCTTCAAGGGAGCGTACGTTTCCGCCAAGCACGGCGTGGTCGGCCTTGCCCGCGTGGCGGCATTGGAGGGCGGCCAGCACGGCATAACCGCCAACGTCGTTGCGCCGGCATACGTGCGCACGCCCCTGGTGGAGGCACAGATTCTCGATCAGGCACGCACCCGCAACATCGCGCCCCAAGAGGTCGAGGCCAAGGTCTTCCTGGAGAACGTGGCGGTCAAGCGGCTGTTGGAACCCGAGGACGTTGCGGGCCTCGTGAGCTACCTGGTATCGGAAGCCGCGTGGGGTGTGACGGGGAGCGTTCATAGTATCGATCTGGGGTGGACGGCGCGGTAG
- a CDS encoding class I SAM-dependent methyltransferase, with amino-acid sequence MNPASMWESAEVVERFAARPPDRRLLALFAGEGPYADVLREWAPPASPRVLDIGCAGGRNTVWLARWGADVWAVDASAAMVAKTRELLSEVLGTQEATRRVRVGEMRDLRPEADASFDLVLALGVFQDAQDSAEWHATLAEAARVLRVGGLCLVANFGPGSQPAGRPLTPVPGERDVWQGYGSEDRRMTLPKPEDLDADFARHGLKTLLPTERVHVKTARGYHFTLNALYLRE; translated from the coding sequence ATGAACCCGGCATCCATGTGGGAGAGCGCCGAGGTCGTCGAGCGCTTCGCTGCACGGCCGCCCGACCGTAGACTGCTGGCCCTGTTCGCGGGCGAGGGGCCTTACGCCGACGTCCTTAGGGAGTGGGCCCCGCCGGCCTCGCCACGCGTTCTGGACATCGGTTGCGCCGGCGGCCGCAACACAGTGTGGCTAGCGCGCTGGGGCGCCGACGTCTGGGCCGTCGACGCGTCAGCGGCCATGGTGGCGAAGACGCGCGAACTCTTGAGCGAGGTGCTAGGCACGCAGGAGGCCACACGGCGCGTCCGCGTCGGCGAGATGCGTGACCTGCGCCCTGAAGCGGACGCCAGTTTCGACCTGGTCCTGGCACTAGGCGTGTTCCAGGACGCACAGGATTCCGCGGAGTGGCATGCCACGCTGGCCGAAGCGGCTCGCGTGCTCCGGGTCGGCGGCCTCTGCCTGGTAGCCAACTTCGGGCCCGGTTCCCAGCCCGCCGGCCGTCCGCTGACGCCCGTGCCGGGAGAGCGTGACGTGTGGCAGGGTTACGGCTCCGAGGACCGCCGCATGACGCTGCCCAAACCCGAAGATCTGGACGCGGACTTCGCGCGCCACGGCCTGAAGACGCTTCTCCCGACCGAACGTGTGCACGTGAAGACGGCGCGCGGCTACCACTTCACGTTGAACGCCCTTTACTTGCGCGAGTGA
- a CDS encoding RNA polymerase sigma factor, whose amino-acid sequence MPIVSQTQALRTPVVTEEPEAELVARAASGDEAAFETIMRRHNQLLFRTARSILKSDEGAEEAVQDAFLRAWLALDSFRAESKLSTWLVRIVTNEALGRLRRAKVRTIPLEDVMTSKDPKMQLALADEPGDGPEQSAQRAQVRGLIEQQIDLLPDEFRTVFMLREVEGLSARDVAEALGIPVGTVRTRAFRARKLLRTSLAGTLDVGLNGAFAFDGERCDRIVKTVIELRRRLAQAGA is encoded by the coding sequence ATGCCCATCGTTTCTCAGACGCAAGCCTTGCGAACCCCTGTCGTCACGGAAGAGCCTGAAGCGGAGCTCGTCGCGCGCGCCGCTTCAGGTGATGAGGCAGCGTTCGAGACGATCATGCGCCGCCATAACCAACTATTGTTCCGCACGGCCCGCAGCATCCTCAAGAGCGACGAGGGGGCCGAGGAGGCTGTCCAGGATGCGTTCTTGCGCGCCTGGTTGGCGCTAGACTCGTTCCGAGCGGAAAGCAAACTCTCGACCTGGCTGGTGCGGATCGTCACCAACGAGGCTTTGGGCCGGCTGCGCCGCGCCAAAGTGCGCACCATCCCCCTGGAAGATGTCATGACTTCAAAGGATCCGAAGATGCAGTTGGCGCTGGCCGATGAACCCGGTGATGGCCCGGAGCAGTCGGCCCAGCGAGCCCAGGTTCGCGGCCTCATCGAGCAGCAGATCGACTTACTACCCGATGAGTTCCGCACCGTCTTCATGCTGAGGGAGGTGGAGGGGCTCAGCGCCAGGGACGTCGCCGAGGCCCTCGGGATACCGGTGGGCACGGTGCGCACCCGCGCCTTCCGCGCTCGCAAGCTTCTCCGAACGAGCCTCGCGGGCACGTTGGACGTCGGCCTGAACGGCGCATTCGCGTTCGACGGCGAGAGGTGCGACCGCATCGTCAAGACCGTCATCGAGCTACGCCGCCGGCTCGCGCAAGCTGGAGCCTAG
- a CDS encoding [LysW]-lysine hydrolase — MSAGLEPGRGLTDHEAVRLLTGVVANPSPSGHERGVAELLVAAARGWARDAFVDPVGNAVAVWGKGPLNVTFLGHMDTVPGEIPVRVEDGVLHGRGSVDAKGSLCAALVAATRLPVGVWERLSFTFIGAVEEEAPSSRGAHYATAAYQVPDLVIVGEPSGWERYTLGYKGRLGVTYTAVRRGAHSSREETTAAEAAVDAFTGLRDWVNRDNLGVERLFERLQVSLIAMESGGDGLEEWCRARVSLRLPPRWSGAALAGAIAGLPLPSGVTVDLTAPLDAYRSDSGSELARAFRVAIRSVGGSPRPSLKTGTSDMNVVAPHWNAPMVAYGPGDSNLDHTPEERLVLREYLLAVDVLERVMLELAGQAGPPKVAAQ; from the coding sequence GTGTCCGCGGGCCTTGAGCCGGGCCGCGGCCTCACGGACCACGAGGCGGTGAGGCTGCTCACCGGGGTGGTGGCCAACCCCAGCCCCTCGGGCCACGAGCGGGGCGTGGCGGAGCTCCTGGTGGCGGCCGCCCGCGGCTGGGCCCGCGACGCGTTCGTCGACCCCGTCGGCAACGCGGTGGCCGTGTGGGGTAAGGGGCCTCTCAACGTGACCTTCTTGGGGCACATGGACACGGTGCCCGGCGAGATCCCGGTGCGAGTGGAGGACGGCGTGCTTCACGGCCGCGGGTCCGTGGACGCCAAGGGCAGCCTGTGCGCCGCGCTCGTGGCGGCCACGCGCCTGCCCGTGGGCGTGTGGGAGCGCTTGAGTTTCACGTTCATCGGGGCGGTCGAGGAGGAAGCACCCAGCAGCCGCGGCGCGCACTACGCCACAGCCGCCTACCAGGTGCCCGACCTCGTGATCGTGGGCGAGCCGAGCGGCTGGGAGCGATACACGCTCGGTTACAAGGGGCGGCTCGGGGTTACGTACACGGCAGTGCGCAGGGGCGCGCATTCCTCGCGGGAGGAAACCACGGCCGCCGAGGCCGCCGTGGACGCGTTCACTGGTCTGCGCGACTGGGTGAACCGCGACAACCTTGGCGTGGAGAGGCTGTTCGAGCGTCTGCAGGTGTCGCTCATAGCCATGGAGTCGGGCGGCGACGGTCTCGAGGAGTGGTGCCGCGCCCGCGTCAGCCTGAGGCTGCCGCCTCGCTGGAGCGGAGCAGCGTTGGCAGGCGCCATCGCCGGGCTGCCCCTGCCCAGCGGTGTCACCGTGGACCTCACGGCACCGCTCGACGCCTACCGGTCGGATAGCGGCAGCGAACTCGCCCGGGCCTTCCGAGTCGCCATCCGCAGCGTCGGCGGCAGCCCTCGGCCGAGCCTCAAGACCGGCACTTCAGACATGAACGTGGTGGCGCCCCACTGGAACGCTCCCATGGTGGCCTACGGACCGGGTGATTCGAACCTCGACCACACGCCTGAGGAGCGCCTGGTGTTGCGGGAGTACCTGCTCGCGGTAGACGTGCTGGAGCGAGTGATGCTGGAGTTGGCGGGGCAGGCAGGTCCGCCGAAAGTCGCGGCGCAGTAG
- a CDS encoding DUF805 domain-containing protein, with protein MDTFNPFRFDGRIGRLQYFGFGVIWGVIFFVISLFIGIGADDYGNVGAGGSLAIVGLLLTYSIAVVSYGVRRLHDFDKSGWWYLLTFVPLANAVMALVLLFAPGTPGENRYGYRDTERAASTV; from the coding sequence ATGGACACTTTCAATCCTTTCAGGTTCGATGGCAGGATCGGGCGGCTTCAGTACTTCGGTTTCGGTGTGATCTGGGGCGTGATCTTCTTCGTCATCTCATTGTTCATTGGTATCGGGGCTGACGATTATGGGAATGTCGGCGCCGGCGGTTCACTCGCTATCGTTGGACTACTGCTCACCTATTCCATTGCCGTAGTCAGCTACGGCGTCCGGCGGTTGCACGACTTCGATAAGAGTGGCTGGTGGTACCTGCTGACGTTCGTGCCGCTCGCGAACGCCGTGATGGCGTTGGTCCTGTTGTTCGCTCCTGGAACCCCGGGGGAGAACCGCTACGGTTATCGGGACACCGAGCGGGCAGCTTCGACCGTTTGA
- a CDS encoding MBL fold metallo-hydrolase, protein MPLTTWPTRLEKISPHIWQVRLSRFTAVHVWLVADAGGLTLVDSGFWFMAHDLLTAVEAVEAGPLQRVLLTHGHPDHAGGAPLIAREWHVPVYAHRLELPFLEGERAYPRISRLFQPSHKGLARALLERADGTLEPLGGLTPWLAPGHTPGHVVYQHEQDGVLLAGDLFKARKGELHHLGHLYSVDRGQAARSERILERLEPSRVETSHGGSALLDGRSEFTVQE, encoded by the coding sequence ATGCCGTTGACGACGTGGCCAACGAGGCTCGAGAAGATATCGCCGCACATCTGGCAGGTGCGGTTGTCGCGGTTCACCGCCGTGCACGTGTGGCTCGTGGCTGACGCGGGCGGACTCACCCTGGTCGACAGCGGGTTCTGGTTCATGGCCCACGACCTGCTAACGGCCGTCGAGGCGGTTGAGGCGGGCCCTTTGCAGCGCGTCCTGCTGACGCACGGGCACCCGGATCATGCCGGCGGCGCACCGCTGATCGCGCGTGAGTGGCACGTGCCCGTATACGCGCACCGCCTCGAGCTGCCTTTCCTGGAAGGGGAGCGCGCCTACCCGCGCATAAGCCGCCTATTTCAGCCTTCCCACAAGGGACTCGCGCGGGCGTTGCTCGAGCGCGCGGATGGGACACTCGAACCTCTCGGCGGCCTGACGCCGTGGCTGGCGCCCGGGCACACACCCGGTCACGTCGTGTACCAGCACGAGCAGGACGGCGTGTTGCTCGCAGGAGACCTGTTCAAAGCGCGGAAGGGCGAACTTCATCACCTGGGGCACTTGTACTCCGTCGACCGTGGCCAGGCGGCGCGTAGCGAACGGATCCTGGAGCGCCTCGAACCGTCGCGCGTGGAGACGAGCCATGGCGGCAGCGCGTTGCTGGACGGGCGCTCCGAGTTTACGGTGCAAGAGTGA